Proteins encoded by one window of Nisaea sp.:
- a CDS encoding TIGR02300 family protein: protein MAKPEWGIKRTCQSCGARFYDLMKSPIVCPKCETEYDPEAVLKSRRARPVPVADVKKKKPAEAEDAELEEEDDGVEELASDEDKVVVADDADDDSDDDDDDDDDGEDTLIADLDDDDDDVVDDSLLDDDDDDDADVVVVKKDDDDL, encoded by the coding sequence GTGGCGAAACCGGAATGGGGCATCAAGCGCACCTGCCAATCCTGCGGCGCGCGCTTCTATGACCTGATGAAATCTCCCATCGTCTGCCCAAAATGCGAAACCGAGTACGATCCCGAGGCGGTGCTGAAAAGCCGTCGGGCGCGTCCGGTTCCGGTGGCGGATGTGAAGAAAAAGAAACCAGCCGAGGCTGAGGACGCCGAACTCGAAGAAGAGGACGATGGTGTCGAGGAGCTTGCCTCGGATGAGGACAAGGTCGTCGTCGCAGATGACGCTGATGATGACAGCGATGATGACGATGACGATGACGATGACGGTGAAGACACGTTGATTGCCGATCTCGACGACGATGATGATGATGTTGTTGACGACTCTCTTCTCGATGACGATGACGATGACGACGCTGATGTCGTTGTCGTCAAAAAAGATGACGATGATCTCTGA
- the aroA gene encoding 3-phosphoshikimate 1-carboxyvinyltransferase → MTSLTSSKSAALTGTLKVPGDKSISHRSLILGGLAIGRTAVSGLLEGEDVLATAAAMRALGASVNRLDDGTWEVFGRGIGTLDEPEDVLDLGNSGTAARLLMGLVAGHPINAVFTGDASLRRRPMGRVITPLSQIGAAFHGRAGGRLPLCVEGATDPLPIRYTLPVASAQVKSAILLAGLNTPGEITVIEPEKTRDHTETMFRHFGADVRVEDLREGRVITLTGQPEFKASDIVVPADPSSAAFPAVAALITPDSDITLPAVGLNPLRFGVFETLIEMGADIEISNRRIEAGEPIGDIRVRSSALKGIEVPAERAPSMIDEYPILSVAAAFAEGATIMRGVGELRVKESDRLGAMARGLAATGVRVEEGEDTLAVTGSSNGVAGGATIAADLDHRIAMSFLVLGMGAQAPVAIDDARTIDTSFPGFADLMRGAGAKINSGAVA, encoded by the coding sequence ATGACATCCCTTACCTCATCAAAAAGCGCTGCACTCACCGGAACCCTCAAGGTGCCGGGCGATAAGTCGATTTCCCATCGCTCCCTGATTCTTGGCGGCCTCGCCATCGGCCGGACCGCGGTTTCGGGCCTGCTGGAAGGAGAGGATGTGCTCGCGACGGCCGCCGCCATGCGCGCACTCGGCGCCAGCGTGAACCGGCTGGACGACGGCACATGGGAAGTCTTCGGACGCGGCATCGGCACGCTCGACGAGCCGGAGGACGTGCTCGACCTCGGCAATTCCGGAACCGCCGCCCGGCTTCTTATGGGACTGGTCGCCGGTCATCCGATCAATGCCGTCTTCACCGGCGACGCTTCCTTGCGCCGCCGCCCCATGGGCCGCGTCATTACCCCGTTGAGCCAGATCGGCGCCGCCTTTCACGGCCGCGCCGGCGGCCGCCTGCCGCTGTGCGTCGAAGGCGCCACTGACCCGCTGCCCATCCGCTACACACTTCCTGTCGCCTCGGCCCAGGTGAAATCGGCGATCCTGCTCGCCGGCCTGAACACGCCGGGCGAGATCACAGTGATCGAGCCGGAGAAAACCCGCGACCACACGGAAACCATGTTTCGCCATTTCGGCGCGGACGTGCGGGTCGAGGATCTTCGCGAGGGGCGCGTCATCACGCTGACCGGTCAGCCCGAGTTCAAGGCAAGCGATATCGTCGTTCCAGCCGATCCCTCCTCCGCCGCCTTTCCGGCCGTGGCCGCACTGATCACCCCGGACTCCGACATCACCCTGCCGGCGGTCGGCCTCAATCCGCTGCGCTTCGGCGTGTTCGAAACGCTGATCGAGATGGGCGCGGATATCGAGATTTCGAACCGCCGTATCGAGGCCGGAGAGCCTATCGGCGACATCCGGGTACGCAGCAGCGCGCTGAAAGGCATCGAGGTTCCGGCGGAACGCGCGCCGAGCATGATCGACGAATATCCGATCCTCTCCGTCGCCGCCGCCTTCGCCGAGGGCGCCACCATCATGCGCGGGGTCGGCGAGTTGCGGGTCAAGGAAAGTGACCGTCTGGGAGCGATGGCACGCGGCCTTGCCGCCACGGGCGTCCGTGTCGAGGAGGGCGAGGATACGCTAGCCGTCACCGGCTCCTCGAATGGCGTGGCTGGTGGCGCAACCATCGCAGCCGATCTCGACCACCGGATCGCCATGTCCTTCCTCGTCCTCGGCATGGGGGCCCAGGCTCCGGTCGCCATCGACGATGCCAGGACCATCGACACCAGCTTCCCCGGTTTCGCCGACCTGATGCGCGGCGCCGGTGCGAAGATCAACAGCGGAGCTGTCGCATGA